From a region of the Mycolicibacterium sp. MU0050 genome:
- a CDS encoding L,D-transpeptidase family protein: MRRLLSVLFAAACLALSVAPTSSADYLPWFSNSVGNATQVLAVTGVGGSDAKMDVWQRTSAGWQPVRAGIPAKIGSKGMSKDHFDGSMMTPMGVYSLDFAFGTDPNPGGGLQYVQVTPDHWWDGDMKSPTYNTMQVCKKDQCAFNTNLSSGTENLHIPQYKHAVVMGVNKERIPGKGGAFFVHTTDGGPTAGCVGIDDGTLVQIMRWLRPGAVIAVTKQ, translated from the coding sequence GTGCGCCGACTGTTGAGTGTGCTGTTCGCGGCCGCCTGTCTGGCGCTGTCCGTCGCGCCAACCAGCAGCGCGGATTACCTGCCCTGGTTCAGCAACAGCGTAGGCAATGCCACGCAGGTGTTGGCGGTGACAGGGGTGGGTGGATCGGACGCGAAGATGGATGTCTGGCAGCGCACTTCGGCCGGCTGGCAGCCGGTCAGGGCGGGTATCCCCGCCAAGATCGGCTCGAAGGGAATGTCGAAGGATCACTTCGACGGATCGATGATGACCCCGATGGGTGTCTACAGCCTCGACTTCGCCTTCGGCACCGATCCGAATCCCGGCGGCGGTCTGCAGTACGTCCAGGTGACACCCGATCATTGGTGGGACGGGGACATGAAGAGCCCCACGTACAACACGATGCAGGTCTGCAAGAAGGATCAGTGCGCGTTCAACACGAATCTGAGCAGCGGCACCGAGAACCTCCACATTCCGCAGTACAAGCACGCCGTGGTGATGGGGGTGAACAAGGAGCGGATTCCGGGCAAGGGTGGCGCGTTCTTCGTTCACACCACCGATGGCGGCCCGACCGCCGGCTGCGTGGGTATCGACGACGGCACCTTGGTGCAGATCATGCGGTGGTTGCGTCCGGGCGCGGTCATCGCCGTCACCAAGCAGTAG